A DNA window from Drosophila biarmipes strain raj3 chromosome 2R, RU_DBia_V1.1, whole genome shotgun sequence contains the following coding sequences:
- the LOC108029597 gene encoding cytochrome b-c1 complex subunit 6, mitochondrial: protein MAFKSWTSLPTVKAENDEEELVDPQAALREKCQAKGHIDSLYKKYQECNDRVNGKSKTTETCMEELFDFVAELDHCVAHSLFKKLK, encoded by the coding sequence ATGGCATTTAAAAGCTGGACCTCGCTGCCTACCGTCAAAGCCGAGAATGACGAGGAGGAGTTAGTCGATCCGCAAGCAGCCCTTAGGGAGAAATGCCAAGCTAAAGGTCACATTGATTCCCTTTACAAAAAGTATCAAGAGTGCAATGATCGCGTAAACGGCAAATCCAAAACAACTGAGACGTGCATGGAGGAGTTATTCGACTTCGTTGCCGAATTGGACCATTGCGTGGCCCACAGTCTTTTCAAAAAGCTAAAGTAA
- the LOC108029596 gene encoding uncharacterized protein LOC108029596, translating into MAEVLEEFITLTPLTCVQQCNALLGATSGKPRSCFLFFTLFGVYCGVLVFRAYRTYSSKQGGDGEKIPEGVTLSAKVDDLNVEPGPSPVKEFVDHAKPILLQPIEFSSTDMRWRYCNHLPQADLKQGPNSDEEVPEKNGQDEFDQISDVGDNDELEASDVAVATSTSRAMSRTHEDIVDGEHAEAKTFSV; encoded by the exons ATGGCCGAAGTCTTGGAAGAGTTCATCACCCTGACGCCCTTGACTTGTGTGCAACAGTGCAATGCTTTGCTAGGCGCCACATCAGGAAAACCGAGAAgctgctttttatttttcactctTTTTGGAGTCTACTGCGGCGTCCTCGTCTTTCGTGCATATCGAACATATTCTTCGAAACAAGGAGGCGATGGTGAGAAGATACCAGAGGGAGTTACACTTTCGGCAAAAGTGGATGACCTAAACGTAGAACCAGGTCCGAGCCCAGTGAAAGAATTTGTGGATCATGCGAAGCCGATCCTGTTGCAGCCTATCGAGTTCTCCAGCACGGACATGAG ATGGCGCTACTGCAACCACTTGCCTCAAGCAGATCTTAAACAAGGGCCGAATAGTGATGAAGAAGTACCCGAGAAAAATGGCCAAGATGAATTCGATCAAATAAGTGATGTGGGGGATAACGATGAACTCGAGGCGTCCGATGTAGCAGTGGCCACATCCACATCGAGGGCAATGTCGCGCACGCACGAGGACATTGTCGATGGGGAACATGCCGAGGCTAAAACCTTTTCGGTGTGA